A segment of the Chloroflexota bacterium genome:
GCTGAAACGCCGGAGCAGGCTCGACTGCTCGAACTCGACAGCCCCTTCCTGACCGACGCCCAGTTGGCCGCCCTCAAAGCCGATCCTGAACTCAAGGCGGTGACTCTCTCAACGCTGTTCCGGGCGGCAGAGGGCGCGCCCGGGTTGCAGTTGGCGCTCGACCGGCTGTGCGCCGAAGCCGAACAGGCGGCGCGGGCCGGGGCGCAAGCCATCGTCCTGAGCGACCGGGGCGTGGACGCCGAACACACTTTCATCCCATCGCTCCTCGCTCTCGGCGCGGTTCATCATCATCTTTTGCGGAGTGATTTGCGGGTGCAGGTAGATTTAGTAGTCGAAAGCGGCGAGCCGCGCGAGGTGCATCACTTTGCGGCACTCGTCGGTTATAGCGCGGCGGCCATCAACCCTTACCTGGTGTTGGCGGCCGCCGCCGGGTCGGGCCGGGATCAGGTGTCCCCCGAAGAGGCGGCGGCACGTTATCTTCATGCCGCCGAGCGCGGTCTGTTGAAGATCATGTCCAAGATGGGCATCAGCACCGTAGATGCTTATTGCGGCGCGCAGATTTTTGAGGTCATCGGCTTGAGTAGTGAAGTAGTAGACGTTTATTTTGTCGGGACGGCCTCACACCTGGAAGGCCTCGGCCTGGACGGAATCGCCGACATCGTGCTGGCCTGGCATCGGGCCGCGTTTGGCGTAGACCGGCCTTCCCTCGACAGCCCCGGCTTCTACAAATTCAAGCGCAACGGCGAACAGCACGCTTTCAGCCCGGCGGTTGTCCATGCCTTGCGCGATGCGGTGCGCACCCCCGGCGCGCTCAACGGCCACTGGGCCGAAGGGCACTCGGCTTACAAACGCTACAGCAAGCTCCAACACTCGCGAGCGCCGGTAGACGTGCGCGACCTGCTGGACTTTCACACCAATTACCAATTACCAATTACTACCGATCAGGTGGAGTCCATTCCCACGATCATCCGCCGCTTCTCCACCGCCGCCATGTCGCACGGCGCGCTCTCGAAAGAGGCGCACGAGACCATGGCGATTGCCATGAACCGCCTCGGCGCGTGGAGCAACTCCGGCGAGGGCGGCGAAGACCCGGCGCGTTACTACGGCGAGAGCAACGACCGCATCAAGCAAGTGGCCTCGGCCCGCTTTGGCGTCACCCCGGCCTATCTCGTTTCGGCAGACGAATTGCAGATCAAAATGGCGCAAGGCTCCAAGCCCGGCGAGGGCGGGCAATTGCCGGGCCACAAAGTCACCGCCGAGATCGCCGCCATCCGTCACGCCACGCCCGGCGTGACGCTCATCTCGCCGCCGCCGCACCACGACATTTACAGCATCGAAGACCTGGCGCAGTTGATCTACGACTTGCGGCAGATCAACCCGCGGGCGATCATCTCGGTCAAACTGGTGGCGCAGGCGGGAGTTGGCACGATCGCGGCGGGTGTGGCAAAGGCGGGCGCGGACGCGATCCTCATCAGCGGCAGTTCCGGCGGCACCGGCGCGTCGCCGTTGAGCAGTATCAAATATGCGGGCATCCCCTGGGAACTTGGGCTGGCCGAGACGCAGTACGTTCTGATCGAGAACGGCTTGCGCGAGCGCGTTCGTTTACGAGCCGACGGCGGCCTGCGCACCGGGCGCGATGTGGTCGTGGCCGCCCTGCTCGGCGCGGACGAATACTCTTTCGGCACGGCGGCGGTGGTGGCCGAAGGTTGCCTCATGGCCCGCGCCTGCCACCTCAACACCTGCCCGGCCGGAATCGCCACCCAACGCCCGGAACTGCGGGCCAAGTTCGACGGCACGCCCGAACAAATCATGGCCTTCTTCATGCACGCCGCTGAAGAAGTGCGTGAGATTCTGGCGAGCCTCGGGCTGGAGTCGCTCGACGAAGCGATTGGCCGGGTGGAATTGTTGAAGCAGATGGCCGCTCCGCGTGAGCGGCCTCTGGACCTCAGCCGCCTCTTGCTCGCGCCGCCGGGTGATGGCTCCCGGCGTTACACGGGTGAGCCGAATCGCGTTCCTTCGGACTCGCCGCTCAACGAGCAACTTCTGGCAGATTGCGAGCAACACTCAATCCTTGACCACCCCTGGCGGCCTCTGCGCCGGGAAAGTTTTGTGTACCACATCACCAACCGCGACCGCGCCTTTGGGGCGCGGCTGGCCGGCGAGATTGCCATGCGCTACGGCGACGCCGGCCTGCCTGAGGGCACGATCAAAGTCACGCTCCGGGGCAGTGCCGGGCAATCGTTCGGCGCATTTGGCGTGCCGGGGCTAAATCTAACATTGATGGGCGAAGCGAACGACGACGTGGGCAAGGGTCTGGCTGGAGGGAGGATCGTTATCAAACAGACTTCCGAAGTCTCGCCGGTCTTTGGCGCTTCGGAAGTCTGGGGTTCGGAAGTCTGGGCGGAATCCCCCGTGCTTGCCGGGAACACGGTGCTATATGGCGCAACCGGCGGCGAAGTCTTCATCGCCGGGCGGGCCGGTGAACGATTCGCCGTCCGCAACAGCGGCGCGACGGCGATTGTCGAAGGCGTGGGCGACCACGGCTGTGAGTATATGACCGGCGGGCTTGCCATCATCTTAGGCTCCATTGGCTACAACTTCGCGGCGGGGATGACGGGCGGCGTCGCCTTTTTGCTCGACGAGGACGGGCGAGCGCCAGCGCGAATCAACGGGCAGTTGGTTCAGGTCGAAGCGCCCAGCGACGAAGACCTGGAAATGTTGCGAGTCTGGATCGCCCAACATGCGCAACTGGCCGCCAGCAACAAGGCTCAAGCGTTGCTGGACAATTGGGCAGAGGCGTCGAAGCAGTTCTTGAAGGTCGCCCCAAAAGATCAACCGGCGGCTGGCCTCATTCCGGTAATATCGCCTGGGTTGGCTGTGCCTGTGCCGGGATAAGGCAGTAACCCCATCTAAAGTATACGTTGCCCAAAAAGGGACGTTGCCAACTCCACTCCAAGTTTAGCCGTCCGGTTGCGGTCATCCAGAACAGGGTTGACTTCGACGATGTCGAGCGAAGAAACTTTGCCAGAGTCGGAGAGGATTTCCATGAGCAAGTGGGCTTCGCGGTAGGTGAGGCCGCCAGGAACGGGCGTGCCAACGCCGGGCGCTTCGTTCGGGTCGAGAGAGTCCATATCGAGGCTGATGTGGAGTTTGTTCATCCGGCCCAGGCGTTCCAGCGCCTGGCGGGCCGCCGCCGCCATTCCCATTTCGTCAATGTCGCGCATGGTGATCACTAGAATACCTGACTCGCGCAAAGCGACCCGCTCCTGAGCATCAAGGTCGCGCGCGCCAATGATGACGGCCTCCGAGGGTTTGAGTTTTGCGCCGGGGCGGCCAATGTCGGTCAGTTCTGCCGGGCCGCGCCCCAACAACGCCGCCAGGGCCATGCCATGCACGTTGCCTGACGGGGTTATATCGGGCGTGTTGAAATCGCCGTGAGCATCTACCCAGATCACGCCCACATTTTCGCCATGCGTGTCCATCGCCGACACCGTGCCGATGCTGATCGAATGGTCGCCGCCGAGAAAGACGGCAGTCTCGTGCTGTTCGAGGCAGGCCAGAGCGTTGGCGTAAACGTCGCGGCACACGCTGGCGATGCTGTGCAAGTGGCGGGCGCGCGAGTTGTCGGGTGGCTCGTTTTCGGGCAAGGGCACGATGAGGTTGCCATTGTCGGTGATGGTGTGGCCGATCTTGCGAAGCTGATCGTTCAGTCCGGCATAGCGCAGGGCGCTGGGGCCCATGTCTACTCCGCGCCGCCGCTGGCCTAAATCCATAGGAACGCCGAAGATGCGGATGTTTCGCATGATGGGTAGTCAGGTGGTCGAGTGGTCAGGTAGTTTGGTGGTCATCGTGCATGAAGATTTGACTACTCGACTACAAGACAACGCGACTACTCGACTTTAGTCAGCCTTCCAATCAAGTTGTAGAAAATCAAAAAGTTCGGAATCTGAGGCACGCCGGCGGTGGCCCAGTTGAACCAGCCGCCTTCTTTTTTCACCGAGATCGTGCCTCGATGAATCTTGATTCCTTTGATCTCGTCCCAGCGCAGTGATTTGTTGCCAGAGTAGATGCCGTTGGGGTCAATGGCGAGCGGGCCAAAGGTAAGACGCTGGCCCTGTTGCAAAGCCTGGAGGTAGCGGGGGAAAAGGGCGGTGGCCGAGCCGCTGATGATGGCGTTGCCCAGGTCTTCAATCTTTTTGAATTTGTTGTCCAGCACGATCCGCTGTTTGTCTTTGGTCTGGACGGTGTAGAGGTAAGTGGTGCCGGTGTAGATGCCGTTGCGATAGTGTTTGGTGATGTTTTGCCAGACGGCGTCAATATTATCCCAGCGCACTTGTTTGAAGCCGTTGCGATCGTTGTAGGCAAAGCCGTTGTCGTAAAGCGCCGCCGCCAGCGGCCAGTTGCGCCAGGCGCTGTAGAGGCCGTAGAGGCCGAGCGGAACGGCAATGACGCCGCAAATCAGCGGAAGAATGAATCCGGAATCATCTACCTTGCTAATGCCATAGCGAGTGTAGGCGTTGTAAGCCATGAAGGCCGCGACCAGCAGGAGCACCGGCCCGGCGACGACAATCAGCCCACTGAAGATGACGTTGATCCAGCGGCCCGATTTTGCCGGGCTGTGATCGCTTTTGAACGCGCCCAGTCCGACGACGGAAGCAAAAGGTGAAGACGGATCAGGTTGCATTTGCGCCTCCTAATTCAATCTGCAATCTAAAATCCAAAATCAACACTCGGCCACAATTTGCCCGTCAGCCGTCACCCAGGCGCGAGCCAGGCGCGGGGTGTTGAAAGCGTGGCCGACCCGGCCTTGGGTGTCAATGACGATGATGCCGCCGAGTCCTTTCACGCGCTCGGCGAGTTGTTTGATGACGGCGTCGGCGGCTTGTTGGGCGGTGTGCCCGCTGGCGATCAAGTCGCAGGCGGCTTTGCTGATGACGATCTTCATGAGCGATTCGCCCCAGCCGGTGGCCGAGGCCGCGCCGCTGAAATCGTCGGCGTAAGCGCCGCTGCCGATGAGGGGGCTGTCGCCGACCCGGCCCGGGAGCTTGAAGGCGGTTCCCCCGGTGGATGTCGCCACTGCTAAATGGCCGTTCGCGTCGCGGGCGACGGCTCCCACCGTGTCGTGGGCAAATTCCACATCGGCCAAATCTTCGCCGGATTCTTGAATCTTCTGCCAGCGTTCCAGTTCGCGAGAGGTGATCAAATTCTCTTCGGGCCAGTCTGGCACGCCATGCCGCCGGGCGAAGGCCTCGGCGCCCGCGCCCACCAGCAGGTTATGCTTGCTTTTTTCCATCACCAGCCGGGCCAGGCTGACGGGGTTCTGCACCCGTTGCACGGCGGCAATTGCGCCGTTGTTGAGCGTCACGCCATCCATGATGATGGCGTCCATTTCGACGTAACCGGCGGCGTTGAGGCACGAGCCGCGCCCGGCGTCGAAGGCCGGGTCATCTTCGAGAACTTTCACCGCCGCTTCGACCGCGTCCAACGCCGAGCCGCCTTTTTGCAGAACTTCCCAGCCGGTTTGGGCCGCGACGCGGCAACCGTGAATGTAATCCGGCACTTCGGCGTCGGGGATGTTGCCTGCGCCGCCATGAACGATGAGGGAAGGGGTTATCATGGGTTTGGATTATACTCTGAGTGAACAATTGGCAAATCCCAATTCTCAACTCCCAAAATCCCAAATCCCAACTTCCAACAATGCCTGTCATCGAATCCCAACTCAACCCAAACGACGAACGCTTCAAAGAGAACGCCGAACACAACCGGGCGCTGGCCGAAGAATTGCGGACGCGGCTGGCGCAAGCCCGGCAGGGTGGCGGCGAGAAGTATCAGCGGCGGCACGAGGCGCAGGGCAAGTTGTTTGTGCGCGAGCGCATTGACAAACTGCTCGATCCCAATTCTCCATTTCTCGAATTCTCCCCATTGGCGGCCTGGCACATGTATCACAACGAAGCGCCGGGCGCGGGCCTCGTCACCGGCATTGGCCGCGTGAGCGGGCGCGAGTGCCTGATTGTGGCCAACGACGCGACGGTAAAAGGCGGCTCCTACCTGCCGATGACGGTGAAGAAGCATTTGCGGGCGCAGGAGATCGCGCAAGAGAATCGACTGCCGTGCATTTATCTGGTGGACTCTGGCGGCGCGTTTTTGCCATTGCAGGCCGAGGTCTTTCCCGACCACGATCACTTTGGCCGCATCTTCTACAACCAGGCGCGGATGAGCGCGCTGGGCATCCCGCAGATTGCGGCGGTGATGGGCAGTTGCACGGCAGGCGGGGCCTACGTTCCGGCGATGAGCGACGAGACAGTGATTGTTCAAGGGACGGGCACGATCTTTCTGGCCGGGCCGCCGCTGGTGAAGGCGGCGACGGGTGAAGAAGTGACCGCCGAGGAGTTGGGCGGCGCGTGGGTTCACACTCACAAGTCCGGCGTGGCCGACCATTTTGCCGAGGACGATGAGCAGGCGCTGGAGATGGTGAGAGAAATCGTTGCGACACTGGGAGACGAAGGACGAAGGACGATGGACGGTAGACAACAATCGTCGGTCGTCGGTCGTCCGTCGTCGGTGGAAGAACCGCTGTATCCTGCTGAGGAGTTGTATGGGATTATTCCAAAGTCGTTCCGCGAGTCTTATGATGCGCGGGAGGTGATTGCGCGGCTGGTGGACGGGAGCGAACTGCGCGAGTTCAAGGCCAACTACGGCACGACGCTGGTGACGGGCTTTGCCCGCATTGACGGTTTCCCCGTCGGCATCATTGCCAACAACGGGGTACTGTTCAGCGAGAGCGCCTTGAAGGGCGCGCACTTTGTCGAACTTTGCGCGGCGCGGGACATCCCGCTATTGTTTTTGCAGAACATCACCGGCTTCATGGTCGGGCGCGAATACGAGGCGGGCGGCATCGCCAAAGACGGGGCCAAGATGGTGCATGCCGTCGCCAACGCCCGCGTGCCCAAGTTTACAATCATCATCGGCGGCAGTTTTGGCGCGGGCAACTACGGCATGTGCGGGCGGGCCTACCAGCCGCGCTTCCTGTGGATGTGGCCCAACGCTCGCATCAGCGTGATGGGCGCTGAGCAGGCGGCCAACGTTCTACTGACGGTGAAGCAGGATCAACTGGCCCGCGAGGGCAAGCCGCCGATGTCGCCCGAAGAGGCAACCGCTTTCAAACAGCCCACGCTCGACAAGTACGAAGCCGAAGGCAGTCCCTATTACTCGACGGCGCGGCTTTGGGATGATGGGATTCTTGATCCGGTGGAGACGCGGCGTGCCCTGGGGTTGGCGATTGCGGCGGCTTACAATGCGCCGGTGGAGGAGACGAAGTATGGCGTGTTCAGAATGTGAGGAGGGAGAAGATGACGGATATTCAACCGATTGAATCATGCCTGAAGTTCTCTAAAATTCTCATCGCCAACCGCGGCGAAATCGCCGTCCGCATCATCCGCGCTTGCAGGGAAATGGACATTCGCACTGTTGCCGTTTACTCCGAAGCTGATGCCAACGCACTCCACACTCGGCTGGCCGACGAAGCTGTGCCCATCGGCCCGCCCGCGCCGCGCGAGTCCTACTTAAAAATTGATCGCCTGCTCGAAGCCGCCCGGAACACAAACGCCGACGCCATTCATCCGGGCTACGGCTTCCTGTCCGAGAACGCCGACTTCGCCGAGGCGGTTGCGGCGGCAGGCATTGTGTTCATTGGCCCGCCTGCCGAAGCCATTCGCAAAATGGGAAGCAAGACCGGAGCGCGAACCATGATGGAACAGGCTGGGGTGCCTGTGGCGTCGGGCTTCTCGCCGATGAACAATGAAATAATGAACAATGAACAATGGGCTGGAGCGGCAAAAAAGATTGGCTATCCGGTGCTGGTGAAGGCGGCGGCGGGCGGCGGCGGCAAAGGGATGCGGATCGTTCGCGCGCCGGATGAACTGGACGAGGCAGTGGCGGCGGCCCGGCGCGAGGCGGCCAATGCCTTTAGCGACGATAGCATCTTTCTCGAAAAGTACATTGAGAGTCCGCGCCACATTGAGTTTCAGGTGTTGGCCGACTCGTTCGGAGAGACCGTTCACTTGTTTGAGCGTGAGTGTTCCATTCAGCGTCGTCATCAGAAAATTATTGAAGAGACGCCGTCGCCGTTCCTCACAAGGGAAATAAGAGAAAAGATGGGAAATGCGGCGGTGGCGGCGGCCCGGGCCGTCGGCTATGCCAGCGTAGGCACGGTTGAGTTCATCGTTGAACCGTCCGGCAATTTCTACTTTTTGGAAATGAACACCCGCCTGCAAGTGGAGCACCCGATCACTGAAATGATGACCGGCGTGGATTTGGTGAAGGCCCAAATTCGAATCGCGGCGGGCGAGCGCCTCTGGTTCGGGCAACGTGATCTTTCGCAACGCGGCCACGCCATTGAGTGCCGGGTCTACGCCGAAGACCCGGCCAATAATTTTTTTCCGTCGGTCGGGAAGATCGAGGAGGCCATTGAACCAGTCCGCCCCGGCGTGCGCGTGGATGCCGGCGTGGCGGCGGGCGACGAGGTCTCGATCCACTACGATCCGATGATCGCCAAAGTGATTGCCCACGCCGAGACTCGCGCCGACGCAATCCGCAAGATGGATGCGGCGCTGGCTGACTACAAGTTGACAGGCATCACCACCAATATTTCATTTTTGCGTGCCGTGCTGGCTCACCCGGCTTTTGGGCGGGGCGAGACGACGACGCATTTTATTGAAGAGCATTTGAGGGATTGGCAACCAGAGGCACAGGAGTCAGAAGTCAGGAGTCAGAAGCCAGAATTGAGAGCAATGGCGGCAGACCCCTGGGAACGCGCGGATGGTTTCAGGCTGGGGACGGGCGCGGCGGCAGGTAGTGGGCGGCAGGCGAGCGGGGGCGTGAAGCGAGAAGCGGCCAAACGACAAACGACACGGGCGGGCGGCCACGAGGCGCTGGAGGCGGCAATGCCGGGCCTGGTGCGAAACGTGCTGGTAAAAGAAGGCGATTTGGTGGAAAAAGGCCAGGCGCTGGTGCTGTTGGAGGCGATGAAGATGGAGATTCGGGTGGCCGCACCGCACGCCGGGAAGGTCGTCAAAGTGCTGGTTTCACCCGGCGAGACGGTTGACCGGGGCCAGCGGCTGATTGAACTCGGCCATTGACGAGAGTCGCCGGGCGGGGTATCATCTCGCCGCTTTGAAGTTCACGGCGAAGGAGGTGATTATTGATGACTGTTGTCAATTTACGACCGAATGAATCGCAGGACCAACTGCTCAAGCGCTTCAAGAAGAAAGTGATGAAGAGCGGGCTGTTGACTACTCTGCGCAACAAACGCTGGTTCGTTTCCAAGAGCGAGACTCGCCGCATGGAAAAGAAGAAAGCGATTCGCCGCCTGCGCCGCAAACGCCGCCCTTCGTTCGACGAATAGAAACATGGCCCCTCGTTTGAGGGGCCATGTTTTTTAACTTGCAGTAGGCGTCTTGCTATTAGTGGTTGATCCCCGCCCGCGCCAGCACGTTGTGGGCGGCGCGAATGACGGGCATGTCTACCATGCGGCCCTCGAAGGCGAAAGCGCCCGCGCCTTTGGCCTGATGCTCTTCGTGAGCCTGCACCAGCCGCCGGGCGCGCTCCACTTCCTCAGGCGAGGGGCAGAAGGCTTCGAGGATGGGCGCGATCTGCTTGGGGTGAATGGCGAGTTTGCCGCTGTAGCCAAGCTCGACGATGGCGCGAGTCTCGTCGCGCAGCCAGGCCTCATTTTGCAAATTGACGAACGGCGTATCAATTGCCTGCAGGTCGAAGGCGGCGGCGTACGCGGCGATGGCGCTTCGGGCGTAGAGCAGGTTGGCGCTATCGCGGTCGCGGGTTCTCGCGCCGCCCACGCTGGCAGTGTAGTCGTCGGCCCCAAAACACAAGGCGGCTACACCGGGCACGGCGGCGATTTCCTTCAAGTTGATCAGCCCTTTGGCGGTTTCGATCATCAGCAACAGCGGCAGGTCGGTTTGGCGGTGAAGCCAGTCTATTTGTTCAGCCGACTCGGCTTTGGGGAGCATGATGGCTTCGGGGCGGGCGGGGAGGGCGATGGTCAAATCGTCGGCTTCCAGCCCGGAGCCGATTGGGTTGATGCGGACGACTCTTTCGACGGAGCCAAAGTCCAACTCGGTCAGGGCGGCGGCGATGACAACGCGGGCTTCGGCCTTGCGGTTGAGAGCCACGCCGTCTTCCAGGTCCATGATGACCGAGTCGGGTTGGGCGGCAATGCCCTTTTCAATTTTGCGGCGGTCGTCGCCAGGCATGAAGAGGAGGGCGCGGCGGAGGCGGGTCATTCGCGGAACTGCTGGAGGTAAACTACTGCGTTATAAAGTTCATCGGCGGTTAGTTTGTCCAAGAGGGTCAATGTCCAGTGAAGCAGAATGGCGTATTGATCCAATGACAACTCCGGCGAGATAATAACACCCCAATGATCTTGTCCGCTTTCGATCCGTTCGTCTGCGGCGAGCTTGAACCTGTGATCAAAAGTCAGCACCGCCATTTGGTGTTCTGCGGCGTAAGCCAGATGAACTGAGTCGTCCCAGTTGAAATGTCGCAAAGCCTGCGCGCTTTCTGCCTGATAACCCTTTTCCCTCAAGTCTTCTGCAAGCTTGGCTGATATATGCTCGTCGGTGTATAGCGCAATAAACAAACGCAGGCCGTCGCTCATTTGGCGCTAGCTTTCAGCCTTTCATTCTTGCGTTTATTTCCGTTGTGGGAAGGGCTATGTTTTTTAGGCTCTTGCCGCAAGATATAGAAGCCGCTCTTATCCAACTTGAAACCCATTTTCTCCAAATTGTTGGGGGCGGCTCGTTGCTCGGCCAGCTCTTTGTTGATTTCATCCGAGTGGTCAAGATAATAGCTAATCGCGTCATGAACCCAGGCGGCTCTGAGGTGCGGGTAATGATGCAAAATATCGTTCACGCTATTCCCTGCCCGATGAAATCGCGCGATCAACCAGACAGGGATTCCTGTTCCGCGAATGTGCGGACTGCCTGACCGATTATTTGGCGGATTTTGCACAATATGTGGGTGCTCGGTCGGAGTGTCCTTTTGGCGTTTAGATCGGGTTCGAGTTACCGTCTTCATGTTGCCAATTATACCCCCGGCCTTCTGAGAAACATCACAGTCCGTTCCACTTCCACTACCACTGTCCCATCCTGCTTGCGCCCGATATGCTTTAGGCGGATGATGCCTCGATCCGGTTTGGAGGCCGACTCGCGCTTCTCCAACACATCGGTTTCGACGTAGATCGTGTCGCCGTGAAAGACAGGGTTGGGGTGGACGACGCGCTCGTAGCCCAGGTTGGCGACGATGGTGCCCTCGGTCAGGTCGGGCACAGTGAGGCCGATGACCAGGCCAAAGGTATAGATGCCGTTGACAATGCGCTGGCCGAATTGAGTTTTGGCGGCGAAGTCCTCGTTGAGGTGCAGAGGCTGGGTGTTCATCGTCAGGGCGCAGAACAGCACGTTGTCGGCCTCGGTGACGGTGCGCCCCAGGCTATGTTGGATGTGGTCGCCCACGTTCAGGTCGTCGAAGTATTTGCCGGGCATAAGAGAACGAAGGACGATAGACGAAAGACGACGGATGGTCGTCATTTGTCATTCGTCATTTGTCATTTCTTCTCCCCAAACTTCGCCGTCAACAACTCCGTCAGCGTCGGCTGGCCGATCTCTTGCAGTTCGTAACGCACGCGCTGAGCCGGCTTGTCGAACTTGATCAGGCGGCTGAGGTCAATTGGGGTGGCGACAACGACCACGTCTGCCGGAGTGTTGTTGATCGTCTGCCGCAGTTCTTCGGTCTGCTTCGCGCCGTAGCCCATCGCCGGCAGCACCGCGCCGGTCGTTGGATACTTTTTGTAAGTGGCGATGATACTGCCGACGGCATACGGTTTCGGATCAATAATCTCCGCCGCCCCGAAACGTTTGGCCGCCACCACGCCGGCCCCGTAAGCCATCTCGCCGTGAGTGAGGGTGGGGCCGTCTTCGACCACCAGCACCCGCTTGCCGCGAATGGCCTCCGGGTCGTCCACAAAGATCGGGGAAGCCGCCTCGACGATAGCGGCTTTGGGATTCAGGCCGCGCAGACTCTCGCGCACACTCATCACCGCGCTGGAGTCCGCCGTGTCCACTTTGTTGATCACCAGCGCATCGGCCAGCCGCACGTTGGCCTCGCCTGGGTGATAGCTGGACTCGTGGCCGGGGCGGTGCGGGTCGGCCACCACAATGTGATAATCGCTGACGTAAAACGGCAGGTCGTTGTTGCCGCCGTCCCACAACACAATGTCCACTTCCTTCTCGGCCTCGCGCACAATCTTCTCGTAGTCCACCCCGGCGAACACCACCACGCCCCGATCAATGTGCGGCTCGTACTCTTCGCGCTCTTCGATGGTGCAGTTGTATTCTTCGAGATCGTCGTATTCGGCAAAACGTTGGACGTTCTGGGCGATGAGGTTGCCGTAAGGCATAGGGTGGCGAATGGCGGCCACGTTGTAGCCCAGCCCGCGCAAAATGCTGGCCACGTGGCGCGAGGTCTGGCTCTTGCCCGCGCCGGTTCGCACCGCGCCGATGGAAACGACGGGCTTGGTGGATTTGACCTGCGTGTGCCGCAGGCCGAGCAGGCTGAAATCGGCGCCGGCGGCCAACACCTGAGAAGCCTTGTGCATCACATAGTTGTGCGAAATGTCGCTGTAGCTGAACACAACTTCGTCTACTTTCAGATCGGCGATCAGTTTGAGCAGTTCTTCTTCGCCATAAATGGGAATGCCTTTGGGATAGTTCGGCCCGGCCAGTTCAGGCGGGTAAGCCCGCCCGGCGATGTCGGGAATCTGGGTGGCAGTGAAGGCTACCACTTCCACTTGATCGTTCTGGCGATAATACGTGTTGAAATTGTGGAAGTCGCGCCCGGCGGCTCCCATGATCAAAATGCGTTTTTTGGACATAGGTCTCCTGGAATTTTCTACCGGCTCTGGCGAGCGCGATAGGTGATGGCGGTGAGGAGGATGCTGAGGAAGTACAGGGCGATGAGCGGCCCCATGACCAGCATCATGTTGAAGGGGTCAACTGTGGGCGTGATGGCGGCGGCGATGATGGCGATGGCGACGATGGCAATTCGCCAGGCTCTGAGCAAAATTCGCGGGCTGACGATACCCAATCTTCCCAGAAAGGCAAACACCAATGGCATCTCGAACGAGATGCCGACCCACAGCGTGAGCGAGAGCACGAACGGCACGAAGCGTTCAGCCGTCCATCCGATCTGAAACAGCTCAACGCCAAAGTTAGCCAGAAAGTCTATGGCCGCTGGAATCATAATGAACCAGGCGAAGCTTGCGCCGATCAGAAATAGAATGAGCGCGCCCGGAATGATAAAGAAGCGAAGCAGATTCGCTAGCCGTTTCTCCTGTTGCGTTTCAAAGGCGGGAATGGCAAAGCCAATTAACTGGTAAATGACAAATGGCGAAGCGGCGGCAGACCCCAGAGTCAAGCCCACCCGGATCAAGGTTGAAATGCCCTCGGTCGGGCTGAGAATTTGCAGTTTTTCACCGTAAGGTTCGATCAAGAACTTCAGCACCGGTTCGGCGAAGAGCAGACCGGCTGTGCAAAAGACCAGCAGGATGATGGCCGCATTGCGAATGGTGATAGCTAAGTCTTCGAGATGCTCCAGGAAGCTGGTTGCTTCCTTGCGTGCTCTGGTTCGTGTTGCCATAGTTAACTTTTGGGCTTGCTCACCCAGGCTGAATAGGACGGCTTGGGCGGAGCGGAGGTGGTCGACTCG
Coding sequences within it:
- a CDS encoding MaoC family dehydratase encodes the protein MPGKYFDDLNVGDHIQHSLGRTVTEADNVLFCALTMNTQPLHLNEDFAAKTQFGQRIVNGIYTFGLVIGLTVPDLTEGTIVANLGYERVVHPNPVFHGDTIYVETDVLEKRESASKPDRGIIRLKHIGRKQDGTVVVEVERTVMFLRRPGV
- a CDS encoding DUF433 domain-containing protein, producing the protein MKTVTRTRSKRQKDTPTEHPHIVQNPPNNRSGSPHIRGTGIPVWLIARFHRAGNSVNDILHHYPHLRAAWVHDAISYYLDHSDEINKELAEQRAAPNNLEKMGFKLDKSGFYILRQEPKKHSPSHNGNKRKNERLKASAK
- the rpsU gene encoding 30S ribosomal protein S21, translated to MTVVNLRPNESQDQLLKRFKKKVMKSGLLTTLRNKRWFVSKSETRRMEKKKAIRRLRRKRRPSFDE
- the accC gene encoding acetyl-CoA carboxylase biotin carboxylase subunit; this translates as MTDIQPIESCLKFSKILIANRGEIAVRIIRACREMDIRTVAVYSEADANALHTRLADEAVPIGPPAPRESYLKIDRLLEAARNTNADAIHPGYGFLSENADFAEAVAAAGIVFIGPPAEAIRKMGSKTGARTMMEQAGVPVASGFSPMNNEIMNNEQWAGAAKKIGYPVLVKAAAGGGGKGMRIVRAPDELDEAVAAARREAANAFSDDSIFLEKYIESPRHIEFQVLADSFGETVHLFERECSIQRRHQKIIEETPSPFLTREIREKMGNAAVAAARAVGYASVGTVEFIVEPSGNFYFLEMNTRLQVEHPITEMMTGVDLVKAQIRIAAGERLWFGQRDLSQRGHAIECRVYAEDPANNFFPSVGKIEEAIEPVRPGVRVDAGVAAGDEVSIHYDPMIAKVIAHAETRADAIRKMDAALADYKLTGITTNISFLRAVLAHPAFGRGETTTHFIEEHLRDWQPEAQESEVRSQKPELRAMAADPWERADGFRLGTGAAAGSGRQASGGVKREAAKRQTTRAGGHEALEAAMPGLVRNVLVKEGDLVEKGQALVLLEAMKMEIRVAAPHAGKVVKVLVSPGETVDRGQRLIELGH
- a CDS encoding methylcrotonoyl-CoA carboxylase; translation: MPVIESQLNPNDERFKENAEHNRALAEELRTRLAQARQGGGEKYQRRHEAQGKLFVRERIDKLLDPNSPFLEFSPLAAWHMYHNEAPGAGLVTGIGRVSGRECLIVANDATVKGGSYLPMTVKKHLRAQEIAQENRLPCIYLVDSGGAFLPLQAEVFPDHDHFGRIFYNQARMSALGIPQIAAVMGSCTAGGAYVPAMSDETVIVQGTGTIFLAGPPLVKAATGEEVTAEELGGAWVHTHKSGVADHFAEDDEQALEMVREIVATLGDEGRRTMDGRQQSSVVGRPSSVEEPLYPAEELYGIIPKSFRESYDAREVIARLVDGSELREFKANYGTTLVTGFARIDGFPVGIIANNGVLFSESALKGAHFVELCAARDIPLLFLQNITGFMVGREYEAGGIAKDGAKMVHAVANARVPKFTIIIGGSFGAGNYGMCGRAYQPRFLWMWPNARISVMGAEQAANVLLTVKQDQLAREGKPPMSPEEATAFKQPTLDKYEAEGSPYYSTARLWDDGILDPVETRRALGLAIAAAYNAPVEETKYGVFRM
- a CDS encoding DUF5615 family PIN-like protein, yielding MSDGLRLFIALYTDEHISAKLAEDLREKGYQAESAQALRHFNWDDSVHLAYAAEHQMAVLTFDHRFKLAADERIESGQDHWGVIISPELSLDQYAILLHWTLTLLDKLTADELYNAVVYLQQFRE
- a CDS encoding CoA ester lyase; this encodes MTRLRRALLFMPGDDRRKIEKGIAAQPDSVIMDLEDGVALNRKAEARVVIAAALTELDFGSVERVVRINPIGSGLEADDLTIALPARPEAIMLPKAESAEQIDWLHRQTDLPLLLMIETAKGLINLKEIAAVPGVAALCFGADDYTASVGGARTRDRDSANLLYARSAIAAYAAAFDLQAIDTPFVNLQNEAWLRDETRAIVELGYSGKLAIHPKQIAPILEAFCPSPEEVERARRLVQAHEEHQAKGAGAFAFEGRMVDMPVIRAAHNVLARAGINH